A stretch of the Medicago truncatula cultivar Jemalong A17 chromosome 5, MtrunA17r5.0-ANR, whole genome shotgun sequence genome encodes the following:
- the LOC11418952 gene encoding probable leucine-rich repeat receptor-like protein kinase IMK3 yields MDTSTRKKKNNTHQVLQLGMRNAEESSNFYNNPLHFFRSFFICIFWVNFLWLLLLPVKPVLCEEQWDGVVVTQSNFLALQAFKEELIDPKGFLRSWNDSGFGACSGGWVGIKCAQGKVIIIQLPWKGLKGRITERIGQLEGLRKLSLHNNQIGGSIPSTLGLLNNLRGVQLFNNRLTGSIPASLGFCPMLQSLDFSNNLLIGTIPESLGNATKLYWLNLSFNSISGSIPTSLTSLNSLTFISLQHNNLSGSIPNSWGGSLKNGFFRLQNLILDHNFFTGSIPDSLGNLRELREISLSHNQFSGHIPQSIGNLSMLRQLDLSLNNLSGEIPVSFDNLPSLNFFNVSHNNLSGPVPTLLAKKFNSSSFVGNIQLCGYSPSTPCSSPAPSEGQGAPSEELKHRHHKKLGTKDIILIVAGVLLVVLLIVCCILLLCLIRKRKTSEAEGGQATGRSAAAATRAGKGVPPIAGDVEAGGEAGGKLVHFDGPLAFTADDLLCATAEIMGKSTYGTVYKATLEDGSQAAVKRLREKITKSQRDFESEVSVLGRIRHPNLLALRAYYLGPKGEKLLVFDYMPKGSLASFLHADGPEMRIDWPTRMNIAQGMARGLLYLHSHENIIHGNLTSSNVLLDENTNAKIADFGLSRLMTTAANSNVIATAGALGYRAPELSKLKKANTKSDVYSLGVILLELLTRKPPGEAMNGVDLPQWVASIVKEEWTNEVFDVDLMRDSSANGDELLNTLKLALHCVDPSPSARPEVQLILQQLEEIRPQISSAVSSDEGAIPSTSE; encoded by the exons ATGGACACTTCTactagaaagaagaaaaacaacacTCATCAA GTTTTGCAACTTGGGATGAGAAATGCAGAAGAAAGTTCCAATTTTTACAACAACCCACTTCATTTTTTCAGGTCATTTTTCATTTGCATCTTCTGGGTCAATTTTTTGTGGCTTCTTTTACTTCCTGTGAAGCCAGTTTTGTGTGAAGAGCAATGGGATGGAGTTGTTGTAACACAATCAAATTTCTTAGCACTTCAAGCATTCAAAGAAGAGTTAATTGATCCAAAAGGTTTCTTAAGAAGCTGGAATGATAGTGGCTTTGGAGCTTGTTCTGGAGGTTGGGTTGGAATCAAATGTGCTCAAGGAAAAGTGATTATAATTCAGCTTCCATGGAAAGGATTGAAGGGGAGAATCACTGAGAGGATTGGTCAACTTGAAGGTCTTAGAAAGCTTAGTCTTCATAATAACCAAATTGGTGGTTCAATCCCTTCAACATTAGGACTTCTCAACAATCTAAGAGGTGTTCAACTCTTCAATAATAGGTTAACAGGTTCAATTCCTGCTTCATTAGGTTTTTGTCCTATGCTTCAATCTTTAGACTTTAGTAACAATTTGCTCATAGGTACAATCCCTGAGAGTCTTGGAAATGCTACTAAGCTTTATTGGCTTAACTTGAGTTTCAATTCTATTTCTGGTTCTATACCAACTAGCCTAACTAGTTTGAATTCTCTCACTTTCATATCTCTTCAACATAATAATCTCTCAGGTTCTATTCCTAACTCATGGGGTGGTAGCTTGAAAAATGGATTCTTTAGGCTTCAAAATCTTATCTTGGATCATAACTTTTTCACCGGTAGTATTCCTGATTCTTTAGGTAACTTAAGGGAACTTAGAGAGATTTCTCTAAGTCATAACCAATTTAGTGGTCACATTCCTCAAAGTATTGGGAACCTTTCAATGCTTAGACAGCTTGATTTGTCACTGAATAATCTTAGTGGAGAAATTCCAGTTTCCTTTGACAATCTGCCTAGTCTTAATTTCTTCAATGTTTCTCATAATAATTTATCCGGTCCTGTTCCAACATTACTAGCAAAGAAATTTAACTCAAGCTCATTTGTGGGAAATATTCAACTATGTGGTTATAGTCCTTCAACTCCGTGTTCCTCTCCAGCTCCTTCGGAAGGACAAGGTGCACCTTCTGAAGAATTGAAACACCGGCATCACAAGAAACTAGGTACAAAGGACATAATCCTCATAGTCGCAGGAGTGCTCCTTGTAGTCCTGCTAATAGTCTGCTGCATCCTGCTCTTGTGTCTTATCCGGAAAAGGAAAACATCAGAGGCCGAGGGTGGCCAGGCCACAGGGAGATCAGCTGCTGCTGCTACAAGGGCAGGAAAAGGAGTCCCTCCGATCGCTGGAGATGTTGAAGCGGGTGGTGAAGCTGGAGGCAAACTGGTTCATTTTGATGGACCACTTGCTTTTACCGCTGATGATCTCTTGTGTGCAACTGCCGAGATAATGGGAAAGAGCACCTATGGAACAGTGTATAAGGCAACATTAGAGGATGGTAGTCAAGCTGCGGTGAAACGATTGAGGGAAAAGATAACTAAAAGTCAGAGAGACTTTGAATCTGAAGTTAGTGTTCTAGGGAGAATTAGACACCCAAATCTTTTGGCACTTAGAGCCTATTACTTGGGACCTAAAGGAGAAAAGCTTCTGGTTTTTGATTACATGCCTAAGGGGAGTCTTGCTTCTTTCCTACATG CTGATGGACCTGAAATGAGAATTGATTGGCCAACAAGGATGAACATAGCGCAAGGCATGGCACGTGGTTTGCTTTACCTACATTCACATGAGAACATTATACATGGGAATCTTACTTCAAGCAATGTGTTGCTTGATGAGAACACAAATGCTAAAATAGCAGATTTTGGTCTATCTAGGTTAATGACAACTGCGGCTAACTCTAATGTGATTGCTACTGCCGGAGCATTGGGATACCGAGCACCGGAGCTATCTAAGCTTAAGAAAGCAAACACAAAATCTGATGTATACAGTCTTGGTGTAATCTTGTTAGAACTCCTAACAAGGAAGCCACCTGGTGAGGCAATGAATGGTGTGGATTTACCTCAATGGGTTGCTTCTATTGTTAAAGAGGAGTGGACAAATGAGGTCTttgatgttgatttgatgaGAGATTCTTCAGCAAATGGTGATGAGTTGCTGAATACTTTGAAGCTTGCTTTGCATTGTGTTGATCCTTCTCCATCAGCACGACCAGAAGTTCAACTTATACTTCAGCAACTTGAAGAGATTAGACCACAAATATCATCAGCCGTTTCTAGTGATGAAGGAGCCATCCCTTCCACGAGTGAATAA
- the LOC11434073 gene encoding sorting nexin 2B, producing the protein MMNQDHVLRASQDDEMESLVLHDDAENGGDSSSGNVQQPPQSPKAPFNSFLDPPSYAEAIFTSFDSNGHDQTLENLTRAGSGSGTESDSIHISVSDPQEEQEVTNSLVPGGSSYHTYLITTRTGKSEYGVRRRFREVVTLSERLSEVYRGYVIPVRPEKSSVERKVMQKEEFVEQRRLALEKYLRKLGLHPVIGKSEELRVFLQVQGKLPLMRTTDVASRMLDGAVRLPRQLFGAESGVVDLNDVAQPAKSGRDLLRIFKELKQSVSNDWGGAKPLVVEEDKEFMEKKDKLMEFEQQLSNVSQQAESLVKFQQDMGETMGELGLAFVKLTKFETEEAEFESQRVRAADMKNVATAAVKASRLYRELNTQTIKHLDKLHEYLGTMLAINNAFADRSSALLTVQTLSSELASLHSRIEKLEVASSRIFGGDKSRMRKIEELKEAVRVTESAKICADREYERIKENNRSELERIDKERQSDFQNMLRGFVVNQAGYAEKMAAVWEKLAEETSTYSSDSS; encoded by the exons ATGATGAACCAAGATCACGTTCTTCGCGCTTCCCAGGATGATGAAATGGAGTCATTAGTCCTCCATGACGACGCCGAAAACGGCGGCGATAGCTCCTCCGGCAACGTTCAACAACCTCCGCAAAGTCCTAAAGCACCGTTCAATTCATTCCTCGATCCTCCTTCTTACGCTGAAGCAATCTTCACTTCATTCGATTCCAACGGTCACGATCAAACCCTAGAAAACTTGACTCGAGCCGGATCCGGATCAGGAACTGAATCCGATTCGATTCATATTTCGGTTTCTGATCCTCAAGAGGAGCAAGAGGTAACGAACTCGCTTGTTCCAGGTGGAAGTAGTTATCATACGTATCTGATCACGACGAGGACTGGAAAATCGGAGTATGGTGTCAGGAGGAGGTTTCGGGAGGTGGTTACGTTGTCGGAACGGTTATCGGAGGTTTATCGTGGTTATGTCATTCCGGTGAGGCCGGAGAAAAGTTCGGTAGAGAGGAAG GTGATGCAGAAGGAGGAGTTTGTGGAGCAGAGGAGATTAGCGTTGGAGAAGTATCTGAGGAAATTAGGGTTGCATCCTGTGATTGGGAAGAGTGAGGAGTTGAGAGTGTTTTTGCAGGTTCAAGGGAAGTTGCCGTTGATGAGGACGACGGATGTGGCGTCAAGGATGCTTGATGGGGCGGTGAGGCTGCCAAGGCAGCTGTTTGGGGCGGAGAGTGGGGTTGTTGATTTGAATGATGTGGCTCAGCCGGCGAAAAGTGGAAGGGATTTGCTTCGGATTTTCAAGGAGTTGAAACAATCTGTTAGTAATGATTGGGGGGGTGCTAAGCCATTGGTTGTTGAAGAAGATAAGGAGTTTATGGAGAAGAAGGATAAGTTGATGGAGTTTGAACAACAACTTAGCAATGTTTCTCAGCAG GCTGAATCCCTTGTCAAGTTTCAGCAAGACATGGGTGAAACAATGGGTGAGCTAGGGTTGGCTTTTGTGAAACTTACTAAATTTGAGACAGAAGAAGCTGAATTCGAATCTCAGAGAGTAAGGGCTGCTGATATGAAAAATGTAGCAACTGCAGCTGTCAAAGCAAGCAGGTTATATAGAGAGCTGAATACACAAACAATCAAACATCTG GATAAACTACATGAATACCTTGGGACAATGCTAGCCATCAACAACGCTTTTGCTGACCGATCAAGTGCATTGTTGACAGTTCAAACACTTTCATCAGAACTAGCTTCTTTACATTCACGGATTGAGAAGCTCGAAGTTGCTTCATCCAGAATATTTGGTGGAGACAAGTCTAGGATGCGgaaaattgaagaattgaaagaagcAGTTAGAGTAACTGAGAGTGCTAAAATTTGTGCAGATAGAGAGTATGAACGAATCAAG GAAAATAATAGGAGTGAGCTTGAAAGAATTGACAAGGAAAGGCAAAGTGACTTTCAAAACATGCTGCGAGGGTTTGTTGTAAATCAG GCAGGCTATGCAGAGAAGATGGCTGCTGTGTGGGAAAAGCTTGCGGAAGAAACATCTACGTACTCAAGTGACAGCAGCTAG
- the LOC11434542 gene encoding (+)-neomenthol dehydrogenase translates to MNNAGVPGGKLIDGIGYETYELAEKCLKTNFYGVERVTEALVPLLQLSTSPTIVNVSSRAGLLKNISNDWARKVFNDIDNLTKEKIDEVLKEFEKNYKEGSLEIKDWPTFASAYTMSKAALNAYTRIMAKKYPHFHINSVCPGFVKTDMNNNIGNLSIDEGVETPLMLALLSNNGPSGCFFTKGEVIPF, encoded by the exons atgaATAATGCAGGTGTTCCTGGGGGCAAATTAATAGATG GAATAGGGTATGAAACCTATGAGTTAGCTGAAAAATGTTTGAAAACAAACTTCTATGGAGTAGAAAGAGTAACTGAAGCTCTTGTTCCTCTTCTTCAACTATCCACTTCTCCAACAATTGTCAATGTTTCCTCCAGAGCAGGACTATTGaaa AATATATCAAATGACTGGGCTAGAAAAGTGTTTAATGACATTGACAACCtaacaaaggaaaaaatagATGAGGTGCTAAAAGAGTTTgagaaaaattacaaagaagGATCACTAGAGATCAAAGATTGGCCAACTTTTGCTTCTGCTTATACAATGTCAAAAGCAGCTTTAAATGCTTACACAAGGATAATGGCCAAGAAATACCCTCATTTCCACATAAACTCTGTGTGTCCTGGCTTTGTCAAGACTGATATGAATAACAATATTGGAAATTTAAGCATTGATGAAGGTGTTGAAACTCCTTTAATGTTGGCACTATTGTCAAATAATGGTCCTTCTGGTTGTTTCTTTACTAAGGGTGAAGTAATACCCTTTTGA
- the LOC11421277 gene encoding PRA1 family protein B3, which translates to MSSPPTLPVSTSQSTISNTSTTQSQPPIATPAFRAFISRISSSLRQAFSQRRPWSELIDRSSISRPETLAEAYSRIRKNFTYFRVNYLTLIIFALAVSLITHPFSLLVLLGLLASWSFLYLFRPSDQPLVLFGRTFADRETLGILVVLTIFVVFLTTVGSLLISALMVGLAIVSAHGAFRVPEDLFLDDQEVSSSGFLSFLGGAAAANAAIQRV; encoded by the coding sequence ATGTCCTCCCCACCGACACTCCCCGTTTCCACTTCCCAATCCACCATATCCAACACCAGCACCACCCAATCTCAACCACCGATCGCCACCCCCGCTTTCCGCGCCTTCATCTCCCGCATCTCCTCCTCCCTCCGTCAAGCCTTCTCCCAACGCCGTCCGTGGTCCGAACTCATCGACCGTTCCTCCATCTCCCGTCCCGAAACTCTAGCCGAAGCATACTCCCGAATCCGCAAGAATTTCACATACTTTCGTGTCAATTACCTAACCCTAATCATCTTCGCTCTCGCAGTTTCCCTCATTACACATCCATTCTCCTTGCTCGTTCTTCTCGGTCTTCTTGCTTCGTGGTCGTTTCTCTACCTCTTCCGTCCTTCCGATCAACCTCTCGTTCTCTTCGGACGCACGTTTGCAGATCGTGAAACGCTAGGGATTCTTGTGGTTCTAACGATTTTCGTAGTGTTTCTTACAACCGTTGGATCGTTGTTGATCTCTGCGCTTATGGTTGGATTGGCGATTGTGTCTGCGCATGGTGCGTTTCGTGTTCCGGAAGATTTGTTTCTTGATGATCAGGAGGTGAGTAGTTCGGGATTCTTATCGTTTCTAGGTGGAGCTGCTGCTGCTAACGCCGCGATTCAACGCGTGTGA